The genomic segment CTACGTGTCCGCCGAGGGGACCTACTCCGACGAGTATCCCAAGACCGTGGAACGGCGCAGCCGCACGAAGCTCCTCAATTTCATCTCGATCGGCGACCGCAAGAACAACTCCCTGCGTCTTCAGGGGAAGCTCGCCTACCGGTTGGGCGCCTCGTACAAGCTGACGGCGGAGATGATCAACAACGATACGCGGCGCGATGGCTACTGGCACGCCTGGAGCCGCGAGGGATACGTCCAGACTTTCATGGACACGACCCGCACCGGCGAGATCATCCTGAGGCACGGCCGGTGGGCGCAGACCCAGGTCGACGACACCTACGTCTACTTCAATGCGGCGGAGCACACCCCGAACTTCAAGGACCTCTTCCAGCAGGTCAAGCTGGTCTGGACCCACACGATCGACGCCAACACATTCTACTCGGCCAAGTTCTCCAGGAGCGGATTCAAGGCCGATAGGCGGGTTCTGGGGAAGCAGCCGTGGGAGTACGACGGCGAGAGCGGCCGCGACTTCTACTACAACTATTTTGACGCCGAGGCGAGCGACTACTTCGTCATCTGGGGCGACTACCCTTCATTCTCCAACCGCGAGACGAAGGTCACGACGGCGAAGGTGGATTTCACCAAGAAGTACAGGCGGCACACATTCCAGGGCGGCCTCGACGGGACCTACAACGACATGCGTTACCTTCAGGTCGATCGGCCCTACCAGACCAACGCCATAGGCGAGATCGGCCAGACGCGGACCCGCTATCACTACTTCAATCCGGAAGGGGCCATCTACTTCCAGGATCGCTGGGAGCACGAGGGGATGGTGCTGAACCTGGGGCTCCGCTACGACCTTTTCAGCGTCGGGGAGCAGATCGAGATCAGCGAGGTGACCGATCGGGTGAAGCAGCAGTTCAGCCCGCGGGTCGGGATCGCCTATCCGATCTCCGACCGGGATGTCTTCAGCTTCCACTACGGCCGCTTCTACCAGATTCCCGACAGGCAGTACATCTTCGACAACCGCAACATCTTCGATGGCCGCGTCCGCGGGAACGCGAACCTGACCAACGAGACGACGGTCTCCTACCAAGCCGGCATCCAGCACCTCTTCACCGAGCTCGTGAGCGGCCAGTTCAGCGTCTACTACAAGGACATCTTCGGCTTGGTGACGACGGACGAGTTCGCCGTGCTCGGATCGGTTGGGAACATCCCGCAGTACGTCAACAGGGACTACGCTTCGGCGCGCGGATTCGAGACCACGCTGACTCGTAGCTTCGGCAACAACTACGGGATGGAGCTGAACTACGCCTTCGGCGTTGCGACGGGCGTGGGGAGCGATCCGGACGCCCGCCGGTCGCAGAACTTCGTCTACCTGCCCGTTTCCGAGCAGCCGCTCGACTGGGACACCCGCCACACATTCCGAGCCCAGCTCCAGCTCGCGAAGCAGGGACAGTGGGGGACGAGCTTCGTCTGGCAGTTCTCGACCGGCTTCCCGTACACGCCGATCGAGAGGACGACCCGGCAGATCGAGCCCGAGGTGGTCAACTCCCGCAGGCTGCCGAGCGAGGCCAATCTCGACGTGCAGGCCGAGAAGTACTACACGCTCTGGGGCCAGAGGTTCAAGGTCTTCCTGCAGGGACGCAACGTACTGGACTCGAAGAACATCGGAGTGCTCGAGGCGGACAACGACATTGCGGGAACGGCGCTCCGAGGCAACGACTATAGAATCTACTACACGGAGACGGGACGCGCCGGAGGCGCCTACTTGGGCGACGATGTCAACGGCGACGGCATCGAGGACTTTGTCCCACTGAACGATCCAAGGGTCTTCGGAGACCCGAGGGCTGTCCGCGTGGGCGTGTCATTCAGCTTCTGAGCCAGGGGTTGAGGGGAGAAGTCGATCCATGCGAAAGAGAATGAGCGCGGGAGTGATCATCCTCCTCGCATTAGGCCTGGCGCCCTTGATCGGGGCGCCGGCCCGGGCCGCGGAACCCCCCGGGCAACGTTGGGGCCTTCCGGAGGAGAGCGGGCTCTACGCCATATCCCCCCCGAACATCTTCTACCACAATGTCGGTCTTCTCGAACTGATGATCACCAACGTCGGAATCATCGGGAATCCGAACTTCGTCGACTCCTATGGCGCCGGCTGGCGGGGGGGCGAGTACCTTTACGCGGCGAGCCTCTGGGTTGGCGCGATCGCGCCCGACAACCTGCCGTACGTCACGACAGGCGCCTACGAGGTCGAGTTCCGTCCCTCTTTGGACGATGTCGACACGATCTATCCGTCGTACGAGGGAGCGCCGCACGGGAATCGTCCCGGATTCTCGACGCAGCCCGACGACGACAACGACGGCTTGGTCGACGAGGACCCGCTCAACGGCAGAGATGACGACGGCGACGGCCCCGGTGTCGGAAGGCCTTGCGGTCCCGGGGTCGCCGGATGCGACGAGGACTACTCGGCGATCTCTCAGCAGATGTTCTCCTGCCAGTACTGGGACTACACGCAGGAGTCGACGAACCGCTACCCGGAGCATCGCCCCTTGAACCTCCGGGTCCACCAGGAGAGCTATGCCTGGTCCACGGAGGGTTCGAACGAGTTCATCGGCTTCGAGTTCAAGATCTACAACGATGGCTTCGAGGTCCTTCGCTCCCTCTACATAGGCTTCTTCGTTGACTCGGACGCGGGCCCCAAGGAGGTCCGGGGCTTCTACGGAGACGACGGCGGCAGCTTCTACTCCGAGGAGATCCAGTACGAGGACGCCTCCAACCGCTACACCTGCCGCGAGCGGGATGGATCGGACAACGACTGCAGCGTCCAGGACATGAAACTGGACATCTGCTACATGTACGACATCCGCGACAACGGAGCCGACGCCACCGGCGGCGACGTGGACGGGAACTTCGGCGGGATGTTCCTCGGCCACAC from the Candidatus Eisenbacteria bacterium genome contains:
- a CDS encoding TonB-dependent receptor translates to MRLADRLGVAAAFCLAALLLLPGVVLAQGTGSGVVTGKVTDSEGKPLGYANIVILGTPWGGMTNDTGVFNVKNIPVGNYSVKVMMIGYEDQLLSDVRVDRGETTNLTFKLKQKVVGIMDLVEITAARERIKMKSTQTSHEVRASDVENLPVDEMSELIGLKAGVVARGEALHFRGGRAGEVQYQVDGVPVRDPLVGTGLSLAAMALESADVIMGGLDAQYGNAQSGVINYKTKEGGQSFEGELLYLTDDYGQPDNTYDNLDRIFVGVGGPSPVKDLTYYVSAEGTYSDEYPKTVERRSRTKLLNFISIGDRKNNSLRLQGKLAYRLGASYKLTAEMINNDTRRDGYWHAWSREGYVQTFMDTTRTGEIILRHGRWAQTQVDDTYVYFNAAEHTPNFKDLFQQVKLVWTHTIDANTFYSAKFSRSGFKADRRVLGKQPWEYDGESGRDFYYNYFDAEASDYFVIWGDYPSFSNRETKVTTAKVDFTKKYRRHTFQGGLDGTYNDMRYLQVDRPYQTNAIGEIGQTRTRYHYFNPEGAIYFQDRWEHEGMVLNLGLRYDLFSVGEQIEISEVTDRVKQQFSPRVGIAYPISDRDVFSFHYGRFYQIPDRQYIFDNRNIFDGRVRGNANLTNETTVSYQAGIQHLFTELVSGQFSVYYKDIFGLVTTDEFAVLGSVGNIPQYVNRDYASARGFETTLTRSFGNNYGMELNYAFGVATGVGSDPDARRSQNFVYLPVSEQPLDWDTRHTFRAQLQLAKQGQWGTSFVWQFSTGFPYTPIERTTRQIEPEVVNSRRLPSEANLDVQAEKYYTLWGQRFKVFLQGRNVLDSKNIGVLEADNDIAGTALRGNDYRIYYTETGRAGGAYLGDDVNGDGIEDFVPLNDPRVFGDPRAVRVGVSFSF